A window from Drosophila miranda strain MSH22 chromosome Y unlocalized genomic scaffold, D.miranda_PacBio2.1 Contig_Y2_pilon, whole genome shotgun sequence encodes these proteins:
- the LOC117193888 gene encoding tRNA N(3)-methylcytidine methyltransferase METTL6-like has translation REGLWKRDQLIADLFSTREKELTAEERKKLEEQNKRLVPEFKANKLEVDAQRHWDIFYKRNETRFFKDRHWTTREFQELLDQSDLREAHQRRTLLEVGCGVGNLVFPLLEEQSRAEGNEDSVPCGRLYFYACDFSPRAVDFVRANPLYDPRSITAFQCDITTQQVHEQIPAGSLDVCTMIFVLSAIHPHKFKDVVQNLWRLLKPGGLVLFRDYGLYDMAQLRFKPGNKIAENLYVRQDGTRCHYFAEQEVAQLFTESGFDVLTNAYVHRRTLNVKEGVDVPRIFLQGKFRKKQL, from the coding sequence AGGGAGGGACTATGGAAACGAGATCAGCTCATAGCAGATTTGTTTTCTACACGGGAAAAGGAGCTTACGGCTGAAGAAAGGAAAAAGTTAGAGGAGCAAAACAAACGTCTTGTGCCTGAATTCAAAGCCAATAAACTTGAAGTGGACGCCCAACGACACTGGGACATATTCTACAAACGAAATGAAACCCGCTTTTTCAAGGATCGTCACTGGACGACACGCGAGTTCCAGGAGCTACTTGACCAGAGTGACCTCCGAGAAGCACACCAGAGGCGCACACTTTTAGAGGTTGGATGCGGGGTGGGTAATCTGGTGTTTCCACTGCTAGAAGAACAGTCCAGGGCGGAGGGCAATGAAGATTCTGTGCCCTGTGGAAGATTATACTTTTATGCCTGCGACTTCTCGCCTCGAGCTGTTGATTTTGTTCGAGCCAATCCTCTGTACGATCCCAGAAGCATTACGGCCTTTCAGTGCGACATTACCACGCAACAGGTGCATGAACAGATCCCTGCTGGCAGCCTGGATGTGTGCACCATGATCTTTGTGCTGTCTGCAATTCATCCGCACAAGTTTAAAGATGTGGTTCAGAACCTGTGGCGACTTCTGAAACCAGGTGGATTAGTTTTGTTCAGGGACTACGGGCTGTACGACATGGCCCAGCTACGCTTCAAGCCAGGAAACAAAATCGCAGAGAATCTTTACGTGCGCCAGGATGGCACACGGTGCCACTACTTTGCCGAGCAAGAGGTGGCTCAGCTGTTCACGGAGAGTGGCTTTGATGTTCTAACCAATGCGTACGTGCATCGCCGAACTCTAAATGTCAAGGAGGGCGTCGACGTGCCGCGCATCTTTCTGCAGGGAAAGTTCAGGAAAAAACAACTGTGA
- the LOC117193562 gene encoding LOW QUALITY PROTEIN: band 7 protein AGAP004871-like (The sequence of the model RefSeq protein was modified relative to this genomic sequence to represent the inferred CDS: inserted 1 base in 1 codon; substituted 1 base at 1 genomic stop codon), with product MREPYLSAMATDRSVPTTENIPPNLLERIFYILSVILMVITFPISVLIVILQEYQRAVILCLGRLLPGGPRGPGLVFILPCIDXVHXVDLRTTSFDVSPQEILTKDMVTIKVDAVVYYSIKQPIDAVLQVFDHRGAVELLAKASLRNVAGTHMLLDLLMSKETLSKRIEAILDDCTDPWGVRVERVEVKEILLPDQLRRARAVEQEALREAKAKVAAAQGERDAVKTLKEAADIMETNPIALQLRYLQTLNTICNDKTLSYVFPFPVDIVRKMMK from the exons ATGAGAGAACCTTATCTTAGTGCCATGGCGACTGATCGCAGTGTGCCGACAA CTGAAAACATTCCCCCTAATCTCTTGGAGAGGATTTTTTATATACTCTCCGTCATTTTGATGGTGATAACTTTCCCCATTTCGGTCCTCATAGTGATCCTGCAGGAATACCAGAGAGCGGTAATTTTGTGCTTGGGCCGCCTCCTGCCTGGCGGACCCCGTGGTCCAGGACTCGTTTTCATACTCCCTTGCATTG GTGTACATTAAGTGGATCTGCGCACCACATCTTTTGACGTATCGCCCCAGGAAATTCTCACCAAGGATATGGTGACGATCAAGGTCGATGCTGTGGTCTACTACAGCATCAAGCAGCCGATTGATGCAGTTCTGCAGGTATTCGATCATAGAGGAGCCGTTGAGTTGCTGGCCAAGGCCTCGCTTCGAAATGTGGCCGGCACACACATGCTGTTGGACCTCCTAATGTCCAAGGAGACACTGTCCAAGAGAATTGAAGCTATCCTTGATGACTGTACCGATCCCTGGGGAGTGCGTGTCGAGCGGGTGGAAGT TAAAGAGATTCTTCTGCCCGACCAGCTGCGACGAGCTCGGGCTGTCGAACAGGAAGCTTTACGGGAGGCAAAGGCCAAGGTAGCGGCTGCTCAGGGAGAAAGAGACGCTGTCAAAACTCTAAAGGAAGCTGCCGATATAATGGAGACAAATCCCATTGCTCTGCAATTGCGGTATTTGCAAACGCTCAACACAATATGCAATGACAAAACACTGTCCTATGTGTTCCCCTTCCCAGTAGATATCGTCCGAAAGATGATGAAGTGA
- the LOC117193560 gene encoding phosphatidylinositol N-acetylglucosaminyltransferase subunit A-like produces MRICMVSDFFYPSIGGVEEHVYNLAQMLISLGHKIVVLTHAYGDCSGIRYVTHGLKVYYLPIKVCYNQCILPTAVCNVPMLRAVLLRERVEIVHGHSAFSALAHEALMVGSLLGLKTVFTDHSLFGFADLSAALTNNLLEVNLSMVNHAICVSHIGKENTVLRARVAKHRVSVIPNAVDTALFTPDASQRPSNDTINIVVASRLVYRKGIDLLAGVIPRFKNTHNVNFIIVGDGPKRDLLEEIREKTNMQDRVEIVGAVEHVKVRDVLVRGHIFVNTSLTEAYCMAIVEAASCGLQVVSTSVGGIPEVLPKSLILLAEPDIDAIHSAILVAIDRHQKSISSMIRTPASNGHIPSETDRRGMRRQRRKNHSAPDPVSWSQTGCSTPADESSQIEPVLCPYRCNELVETLYNWEDVALRTVRVYDRVLQERAFTISELVNAVYQHGSWVLGFFLVSHFLVRLLDLWRPRSRVEAAQDVARQHS; encoded by the exons ATGCGCATCTGCATGGTGTCGGACTTCTTCTATCCGAGCATCGGAGGGGTCGAGGAGCATGTTTACAATCTTGCACAAATGCTGATTAGTCTGGGTCACAAG ATCGTTGTGCTGACCCATGCCTATGGAGATTGCAGTGGCATCCGCTATGTAACGCACGGTCTCAAGGTCTATTACCTCCCCATTAAAGTGTGCTACAATCAGTGCATCCTTCCAACTGCCGTCTGCAATGTGCCAATGTTGCGGGCCGTCCTCCTGCGGGAACGTGTGGAGATCGTGCACGGCCACTCGGCCTTCAGTGCCTTAGCCCATGAAGCTCTGATGGTGGGCTCTCTGCTTGGTCTAAAA ACGGTATTTACCGATCACAGCCTTTTTGGCTTTGCTGACTTATCGGCAGCCCTTACCAACAATCTTCTGGAAGTCAATTTGAGTATGGTAAACCATGCCATTTGTGTATCGCACATTGGCAAAGAGAACACGGTGCTGCGAGCGCGTGTGGCAAAGCATCGGGTTTCCGTGATACCAAATGCTGTAGACACCGCTTTATTTACCCCAGATGCCAGTCAGCGACCCAGTAACGACACAA TCAACATTGTGGTGGCTTCTCGCCTTGTCTACCGCAAGGGCATCGATCTTCTGGCCGGTGTTATACCCCGCTTCAAGAACACGCATAATGTTAACTTTATTATCGTGGGTGATGGACCAAAAAGAGATCTGTTGGAGGAGATACGCGAAAAGACAAATATGCAAGATCGAGTAGAAATCGTGGGGGCTGTGGAGCATGTCAAAGTACGAGATGTTCTCGTACGCGGCCATATCTTTGTGAATACCTCGCTAACGGAGGCATATTGTATGGCCATAGTTGAGGCCGCCTCTTGCGGTCTCCAGGTGGTCTCCACCAGCGTTGGTGGTATTCCTGAGGTTCTTCCGAAAAGCCTAATACTGCTGGCAGAGCCGGATATTGATGCCATTCACTCTGCCATTTTAGTAGCCATAGATAGGCATCAAAAAAGTATATCTAGTATGATAAGAACTCCAGCCTCTAATGGGCACATTCCTTCTGAGACTGATAGACGGGGAATGCGACGACAACGAAGAAAAAATCATTCAGCTCCTGATCCGGTTAGCTGGTCCCAAACGGGTTGCTCCACACCGGCGGATGAAAGTAGCCAAATAGAGCCTGTGCTCTGCCCATACAGATGCAATGAGCTGGTGGAGACTCTCTACAACTGGGAGGATGTTGCTCTTCGGACTGTTAGGGTCTACGATCGAGTGCTTCAAGAGCGAGCTTTCACCATTAGCGAACTGGTAAATGCGGTGTATCAGCATGGCTCGTGGGTTCTTGGCTTTTTCTTAGTGTCCCATTTTTTGGTCCGACTGCTAGACCTTTGGCGTCCCCGCAGTCGCGTGGAGGCAGCTCAAGATGTAGCACGTCAGCACAGCTAG
- the LOC117193558 gene encoding hyccin-like encodes MAELVRDWLAAYQRTRGQPAESEAFVVEHETDPEIAEAIFTIFNERQRNEDLVHDICQQLLCFYWSPEVTLHKFSLQFIPVLIYTYLHAVSAGDKKASRGVETLLICIYNSEVSTDDGGQKVVVFRMPILAQTSVYHEMKNLPLTDLRRWEGNCNRELKWGPHQRVETVNAQNRMRILTTLLFCYNQHVSQTQKSSLLHLCRVTSQLVNQGFTTKSGHGHRMSYGSDPATGATFPKPSSPRIPLSSSFLIELVHAIYFAMFNGYGTIAIQTLDDIHNRANYEMYTDLILVTSAVRNSLHANLSGQPNDGPMGLSVALTPATNTVTTSVSKSMITNASFRTKKLPDDIPIQVRDLTMQQNPQQLASVIEEAEPGAKESPSTKESSGPRTSIMRPSMEGIKAQAHKALIAGFKKSKRNSLLQLQSELNSNSNAEQPPPPSDMLPMQTLSLINENGSNSFSIDSDLNDGLGVVAGSVALPSINSNTNSVTSSEVLTKSFDSSIELAPLGHSNSNGGKLAEHGLVAAK; translated from the exons ATGGCCGAATTGGTGAGAGACTGGCTGGCGGCCTATCAGCGGACTCGAGGACAGCCAGCCGAGTCGGAGGCGTTTGTTGTGGAACATGAGACAGACCCGGAAATCGCCGAGGCCATTTTCACCATATTCAATGAGAGGCAGCGCAACGAGGACCTGGTTCACGACATTTGCCAGCAACTGTTGTGCTTCTATTGGTCGCCCGAGGTGACGCTACACAAGTTTTCTTTGCAATTCATTCCTGTGTTAATCTACACGTACCTGCATGCCGTTTCGGCGGGCGATAAGAAGGCGTCTCGTGGAGTGGAGACGCTGCTGATTTGCATTTATAACAGTGAGGTGTCCACCGACGATGGCGGTCAGAAAGTGGTGGTCTTTCGCATGCCCATCCTAGCCCAGACGTCTGTATACCACGAAATGAAGAATCTTCCATTGACCGATCTGCGACGCTGGGAGGGGAACTGCAACCGCGAACTCAAGTGGGGGCCGCATCAGAGAGTTGAGACGGTAAATGCCCAGAACCGCATGCGGATCCTGACGACATTGCTTTTTTGCTACAACCAGCACGTCAGCCAGACGCAAAAGTCTTCGTTGCTGCATCTATGCCGTGTGACTTCCCAGTTGGTCAACCAGGGATTCACAACCAAATCCGGTCACGGCCATCGTATGAGCTATGG ATCTGATCCAGCGACGGGGGCCACTTTTCCAAAACCATCTTCTCCGCGCATTCCACTCTCCTCGTCCTTCCTGATCGAATTGGTGCACGCCATTTACTTTGCCATGTTCAATGGCTATGGTACGATAGCCATACAGACGCTAGACGATATACACAACCGTGCCAACTATGAAATGTACACGGATCTCATTCTGGTGACCAGCGCCGTGCGCAATTCGCTGCATGCTAACCTGTCAGGGCAGCCCAACGACGGGCCAATGGGACTGAGCGTAGCCCTGACACCCGCCACCAATACGGTGACAACATCGGTATCGAAATCCATGATCACGAACGCATCATTCCGCACGAAAAAGCTGCCCGATGACATACCCATACAGGTGCGGGACCTCACCATGCAGCAAAACCCACAGCAGCTGGCCAGCGTGATTGAGGAAGCAGAGCCGGGAGCCAAAGAGTCGCCATCGACCAAGGAGAGCTCGGGCCCTCGTACTTCTATAATGAGGCCGAGCATGGAAGGGATCAAGGCCCAAGCGCACAAGGCCTTAATCGCTGGCTTCAAGAAATCAAAGCGCAACtcgctgctgcagctgcaatCGGAATTGAATTCGAATTCAAATGCGGAGCAGCCACCACCACCCTCCGATATGCTGCCAATGCAGACGCTCTCGCTGATTAATGAGAACGGCAGCAACAGCTTCAGTATTGACAGCGACCTCAACGATGGCCTCGGCGTCGTGGCAGGCAGTGTAGCGCTGCCCTCGATAAACAGCAACACCAACTCGGTCACCAGCAGCGAAGTGCTCACCAAAAGCTTCGATTCCAGCATCGAACTGGCGCCTCTGGgacacagcaacagcaatggcGGTAAGCTGGCCGAGCATGGCCTAGTGGCAGCCAAATAG
- the LOC117193887 gene encoding syndetin-like, which produces MQISKAKMDEFKSKVMDLLHKQTNRQIKIPAMGFSDYFIQTVTTDASPNDEVDATDEASAGASNAQRSDQKILESIKECYYCPDSNPQLYELKKVLSDGIDNELIEVTIAKLRTQQKVLTKQVLQNILEQRNACSKAGGVALDVSEGEVLFELRSHKPHHDQFGDTRQLSQTEVLKEVLDILMAIKKLRTTDVELQRLLADHNYSAAIALLLQCKSSAEAYMQYNCVQSLYKKLQETMLLMEFQLDTVLNEMVLNFDTRKYAKLQEAHKWANKSLMAMDQLHINYISAIHSSVNAVLRGYSDPSHDDQIKPLYEQLCEQLNSEKLIPCLISLCKTFWTILASYYQVVMWHNNYKLYGHEEADSPDIYIQQKLKKGQSRLWNDILTKVCLFLQSAKLTALKYDQFIQVMSIVQRLKKVGVEFCSQQSEKLIDIMQQQSEEFFRRYHICCVEEICLFLDNESWTQVDSFSHILQLPEFRSVRHTLRRHKSPTTALLASSNKFPISNNNCDELVSVHSQDGGSSIYGSYGYFLRFSEKSSPFDGGLDAAMLEEDILSGIVDEASCYFSEESDDEQKSLQSKDFDDASNQLLVNNTALNVLRCLGRYLQMCKLLHCISPKIVPCMLELIDFYAFAVHEIFGKDALVPTDNMYTPRLERRLRSVEANVLPQIKLWPLNFSSLANNELANPDTLYGLPQRIAAVESGRSMFQQFHILQHYLNHLLPIADRPLLVGYLEYSEYMLDLAKPVYTCITSRVIDLSAILAQMAKVKWDVNHVIHQHSSYSDELNRNIQSFAMCLEETAKEVAVPSKHVWNSMAHVATHLLVEGFSNVKKCSAGGRALMQLDFANFMSFLELISNQKYPQHRSYVDVFIKTYYFSPEQFELWIEQQRQEDDYSAKQLTNLIQCICASDKRTRQRLLQLLDGPAMANGGTPTTTPHIYLFCYNPLLTDSVQPNPLLLEQSRDILLMYLTFRAN; this is translated from the exons ATGCAGATCTCCAAGGCCAAAATGGACGAATTTAAGTCGAAAGTCATGGACCTGCTGCACAAACAG ACGAATCGACAAATTAAAATTCCTGCCATGGGTTTCTCGGACTACTTCATCCAAACGGTGACAACTGATGCATCTCCCAACGATGAAGTGGATGCCACTGACGAAGCCTCGGCTGGAGCATCGAACGCACAAAGATCGGATCAGAAAATCCTAGAGAGCATTAAAGAATGCTACTATTGCCCTGACAGTAATCCGCAGCTATATGAACTCAAG AAAGTTCTTAGCGACGGCATCGACAACGAGCTTATCGAGGTCACCATTGCAAAATTGCGCACACAACAAAAGGTATTGACCAAGCAGGTGCTGCAGAACATATTGGAGCAGCGCAATGCTTGCAGCA AAGCTGGAGGAGTCGCCCTGGACGTGTCAGAAGGCGAGGTCCTATTTGAACTTCGCTCGCACAAACCTCACCACGACCAGTTTGGAGATACTCGCCAGTTATCGCAAACGGAGGTTCTCAAAGAGGTCTTGGACATTCTGATGGCCATAAAGAAACTG CGCACAACTGATGTGGAGCTGCAGAGACTGCTAGCAGATCACAACTACAGCGCGGCGATTGCTCTCCTCCTGCAATGCAAAAGCTCTGCAGAGGCCTACATGCAATATAACTGCGTGCAGTCACTCTACAAGAAGCTGCAGGAGACCATGCTGCTCATGGAGTTTCAGCTGGATACGGTGCTGAATGAGATGGTGCTGAACTTTGATACGCGCAAGTATGCCAAGCTGCAGGAGGCCCACAAATGGGCTAACAAATCGCTCATGGCAATGGATCAGCTGCACATCAACTATATCTCGGCAATTCATTCGTCGGTCAACGCTGTGCTCCGGGGCTACAGCGACCCCAGCCATGACGATCAGATCAAGCCTCTCTACGAACAGTTGTGCGAGCAACTAAACTCTGAAAAGCTTATACCCTGTCTGATAAGCTTGTGCAAAACGTTCTGGACCATATTGGCCTCCTATTATCAGGTTGTGATGTGGCACAATAACTACAAGCTGTATGGCCACGAGGAGGCCGACTCTCCCGATATATACATCCAGCAAAAGCTGAAAAAGGGGCAGTCACGACTCTGGAACGATATACTGACCAAAGTGTGCCTATTCCTGCAGAGCGCCAAGCTGACTGCGCTTAAGTACGACCAGTTCATCCAAGTAATGTCCATTGTGCAGCGTCTGAAGAAAGTGGGAGTGGAATTCTGTAGCCAGCAGTCGGAGAAACTAATTGATATcatgcagcagcagagcgAGGAGTTCTTCAGGCGTTATCACATTTGCTGTGTGGAAGAGATCTGCTTGTTCTTGGACAACGAATCATGGACGCAAGTCGACTCGTTTTCACACATCCTTCAACTGCCC GAATTCCGCTCGGTCCGTCACACGCTGCGTCGACACAAGTCCCCGACAACAGCGCTGTTGGCCTCCTCGAACAAATTCCCGATTAGCAACAATAATTGCGACGAGCTGGTTTCCGTGCACTCACAGGATGGTGGCAGCTCTATCTATGGTTCCTATGGCTACTTTTTGCGGTTCTCTGAAAAAAGTTCGCCCTTTGACGGCGGCCTGGATGCAGCCATGCTCGAGGAGGATATTCTCTCTGGCATTGTCGACGAGGCCTCCTGCTACTTTAGCGAGGAGAGCGACGACGAGCAGAAGAGTCTGCAGAGCAAAGATTTTGACGATGCCAGCAA CCAACTGCTGGTAAACAATACCGCCTTGAATGTGCTGCGCTGCCTTGGACGCTACCTGCAAATGTGCAAACTTCTGCACTGCATCTCTCCTAAGATTGTGCCCTGCATGCTGGAGCTTATTGATTTTTACGCGTTTGCTGTTCACGAGATCTTTGGCAAGGACGCG CTGGTGCCCACGGACAATATGTATACCCCCCGGCTGGAGCGACGGTTGCGCTCCGTGGAGGCGAATGTTTTGCCACAGATCAAGCTGTGGCCGCTTAATTTTTCCTCTCTG GCCAACAACGAGCTGGCCAATCCAGACACTCTTTACGGTCTTCCTCAGCGCATTGCGGCAGTGGAGTCAGGACGCAGCATGTTCCAGCAATTCCATATTCTCCAGCACTACCTTAATCACCTTTTGCCCATTGCCGACCGTCCGCTGTTGGTGGGCTATCTGGAGTATAGCGAATACATGTTGGATTTGGCCAAACCAGTTTACACCTGCATCACCTCACGCGTCATTGATCTGTCGGCTATACTGGCGCAAATGGCCAAGGTCAAGTGGGATGTGAATCATGTGATACACCAGCATAGCAGCTACAGCGACGAGCTGAATCGG AACATACAAAGCTTTGCCATGTGCCTGGAGGAGACGGCCAAAGAGGTGGCTGTGCCTAGCAAGCACGTTTGGAATTCCATGGCCCATGTGGCCACGCACCTGCTCGTGGAAGG CTTTTCCAATGTGAAGAAATGCTCGGCCGGAGGACGAGCACTGATGCAATTGGATTTCGCCAACTTTATGTCATTCCTTGAGCTTATATCGAATCAAAAGTACCCCCAACACCGCTCGTATGTGGATGTGTTCATCAAAACCTATTATTTCTCACCGGAACAATTCGAACTGTGGATcgagcagcagcggcaggagGACGACTACTCCGCCAAACAGTTGACAAACCTAATACAGTGCATCTGTGCCAGTGACAAGCGCACAAGGCAAAGGCTTTTGCAGTTGCTGGACGGTCCAGCAATGGCCAATGGGGGGACGCCGACGACAACGccacatatatatttattttgttataACCCATTGCTAACCGATTCTGTTCAACCCAACCCTTTGTTATTAGAGCAATCTCGTGACATTCTTTTGATGTATTTAACATTCCGTGCAAATTAA
- the LOC108159608 gene encoding uncharacterized protein LOC108159608, with amino-acid sequence MAKESSLAMLIIRYDYCPDAWLAELLASLFLPVVLLASSAQAPREEFSRALHVMCLPGAGVGQHEEELVQALATSLDDRRSEKCLIYLANKFPHLDAINQVLRRCYELKMLNVVGLRAADEQRFYFRFLPYPGFRIEQRSLQSSPIFDLLFPNMRGEPLIVMPDQWHPRSVVYVDRHTGKKVLAGSVGRFVRTLVWKLNATMEYAQAVTPGRFLHANALQDLVKRFPIDVPASISLISQAEQLPHISYPFELTHVCLMIPVANEIPVRDIYRLLSSAKNVVIAVAIVYAYGLVLTCQRRLDDREVYIVDFLLNDRALRGVLGQSFKITSQENGSSSKWIYVMLGIVGLNISCIFEAALETMLAHPPRRFQPRSIADVRRARLPLVAVEEDLDSIADLHLPILTVNASEYNRLRDDANTSYVYLASRLHRTLFENQQKYFSRELFIYSKDACLMSLALLTFELPKNSWFEAPISKLILEARANGLYQYWVGMHHYDMSIAGVASLRDLSLDQIHREAHQTGTALRLIDLQSHRSLS; translated from the coding sequence ATGGCCAAGGAGTCTTCGCTGGCAATGCTAATCATCCGCTATGACTACTGTCCAGACGCCTGGCTAGCTGAACTACTCGCGTCGCTCTTCCTCCCAGTGGTGCTGCTGGCCAGCAGTGCTCAGGCTCCGCGCGAGGAGTTTTCCCGTGCACTGCACGTTATGTGCCTGCCCGGGGCTGGTGTTGGGCAGCATGAGGAGGAACTAGTGCAAGCTCTTGCCACTTCGCTGGATGACAGACGCAGCGAGAAGTGTTTAATATATCTGGCCAATAAATTTCCCCATCTCGATGCAATAAACCAAGTGCTGCGACGCTGCTACGAACTGAAAATGCTCAACGTGGTTGGACTAAGGGCGGCCGATGAGCAGCGCTTTTACTTCCGCTTCCTTCCCTATCCCGGGTTCAGGATAGAGCAGCGTTCGTTGCAGTCGTCGCCCATCTTCGACCTGCTCTTTCCCAACATGCGGGGTGAGCCGCTGATTGTAATGCCCGACCAATGGCACCCACGTTCCGTTGTCTATGTGGACAGACATACGGGGAAAAAGGTTCTCGCTGGATCTGTTGGACGATTTGTCCGCACCCTGGTCTGGAAACTGAATGCTACCATGGAGTACGCCCAGGCTGTTACCCCGGGTCGCTTTCTCCACGCAAATGCCTTGCAAGATCTTGTAAAGCGGTTCCCCATCGATGTGCCGGCCAGTATTTCCTTGATAAGCCAGGCGGAACAATTGCCTCACATTAGTTATCCCTTTGAGTTGACCCACGTGTGCCTGATGATTCCCGTGGCAAATGAGATTCCTGTGCGCGACATCTACCGTCTCCTGAGCAGCGCTAAAAACGTTGTCATTGCTGTTGCCATTGTTTACGCCTATGGCCTGGTGCTCACCTGCCAAAGGCGCCTGGATGACCGGGAAGTGTACATTGTGGACTTCCTGCTTAACGACAGAGCTCTGCGCGGAGTCCTTGGACAGTCCTTCAAGATAACTAGCCAAGAGAACGGCTCCTCCAGCAAGTGGATCTACGTCATGCTTGGCATTGTTGGCCTGAACATCAGCTGCATCTTCGAAGCGGCCCTAGAAACGATGCTGGCCCACCCACCGAGGAGATTCCAGCCACGCAGCATCGCTGATGTCAGACGTGCCCGTCTGCCCCTTGTCGCCGTTGAAGAAGATCTAGATTCTATCGCCGATCTCCATCTTCCCATTCTGACCGTCAATGCCAGTGAGTACAACCGGCTGCGAGATGACGCGAATACCAGCTACGTCTACCTCGCTTCGCGGCTCCACCGGACCCTATTTGAGAACCAGCAAAAGTACTTTTCGCGAGAGCTTTTCATCTACTCCAAGGACGCCTGCCTGATGTCGCTGGCACTGCTCACCTTTGAGCTGCCCAAGAACTCCTGGTTTGAGGCGCCCATCAGCAAACTCATTCTGGAGGCGAGGGCGAACGGCCTCTATCAGTATTGGGTGGGGATGCACCACTACGACATGTCTATCGCCGGTGTCGCCAGCTTGCGGGATCTCAGCCTGGATCAGATTCATCGGGAGGCTCATCAAACTGGCACTGCCCTGCGGCTTATTGATCTGCAATCAcatcgttctctttcgtag